One window from the genome of Luteithermobacter gelatinilyticus encodes:
- a CDS encoding isovaleryl-CoA dehydrogenase: MVSYPSLNFNLGDEIDMLRETVKSFADKELAPRAAEIDAKNEFPADMWRKMGDLGLLGVTVSEEYGGVDMGYLAHCVIMEEISRASASVGLSYGAHSNLCVNQIYRNGSEEQKRKYLPKLISGEHVGALAMSEPGAGSDVVGMRLRADKKGDRYVLNGNKMWITNGPDADTLVVYAKTDLDAGPRGITAFLIEKGMKGFSTAQKLDKLGMRGSNTCELVFEDCEVPEENVLGQENAGVRVLMSGLDYERVVLSGGPLGIMQACLDVVLPYIHERKQFGQPIGEFQLMQGKIADMYTELNACRAYVYAVAAACDRGETTRKDAAGCILYSAERATQMALQAIQALGGNGYINEYPTGRLLRDAKLYEIGAGTSEIRRMLIGRELFGETA; the protein is encoded by the coding sequence ATGGTTTCTTATCCTTCTCTGAATTTTAATCTGGGCGATGAGATTGACATGCTGCGCGAGACGGTAAAGTCTTTTGCAGACAAGGAGCTGGCTCCGCGTGCGGCGGAAATTGACGCCAAAAACGAGTTCCCCGCCGACATGTGGCGCAAGATGGGGGATCTGGGTCTTTTGGGGGTGACCGTGAGCGAAGAATATGGTGGGGTCGATATGGGGTATCTGGCCCATTGTGTGATCATGGAGGAAATCTCCCGTGCCTCAGCCAGCGTGGGTCTTTCCTACGGTGCCCATTCTAACCTTTGCGTCAACCAGATTTATCGCAACGGTTCGGAAGAGCAGAAACGCAAATATCTGCCCAAGCTGATCAGCGGGGAACATGTGGGGGCGCTGGCCATGAGCGAACCGGGGGCGGGCTCTGACGTGGTGGGCATGCGGCTTCGGGCCGATAAAAAAGGCGACCGGTATGTGCTCAACGGGAATAAGATGTGGATCACCAACGGTCCCGATGCGGACACTTTGGTGGTGTATGCCAAAACTGATCTTGACGCCGGCCCCCGCGGCATCACCGCTTTTCTGATTGAGAAAGGCATGAAAGGGTTTTCCACGGCGCAGAAGCTGGACAAGTTGGGCATGCGTGGCTCCAATACCTGTGAACTGGTGTTTGAAGACTGCGAAGTGCCGGAAGAAAATGTTCTGGGACAGGAAAACGCCGGGGTGCGGGTGCTGATGAGTGGTCTGGATTATGAACGGGTGGTGCTGTCCGGTGGACCGCTTGGCATCATGCAGGCCTGTCTGGATGTGGTATTGCCCTATATCCATGAACGCAAGCAGTTCGGTCAGCCCATCGGCGAATTTCAACTGATGCAGGGCAAGATCGCGGACATGTATACTGAACTCAATGCCTGCCGGGCTTATGTCTATGCGGTTGCCGCCGCCTGTGATCGGGGTGAGACAACCCGCAAGGATGCCGCCGGCTGCATCCTCTATTCCGCCGAACGGGCGACCCAGATGGCATTGCAGGCGATCCAGGCTTTGGGTGGCAATGGCTATATCAATGAATATCCTACCGGTCGGCTGCTCCGGGACGCTAAACTTTATGAAATTGGCGCTGGCACCAGCGAAATCCGTCGTATGCTGATTGGGCGGGAGCTGTTCGGGGAGACGGCCTGA
- a CDS encoding hydroxymethylglutaryl-CoA lyase produces MTMPATVRLYEVGPRDGLQNEKTVVPTEVKVKLIGLLADAGLTKIEATSFVSPKWVPQMADNADVMAALPAREGVVYPVLTPNMKGLDAALAAGAREVAIFGAASESFSRKNINCGIAESLDRFRPVAEKARAEGVSVRGYISCVVGCPYEGEIAPRAVAEITQALLQMGCYEISLGDTIGVGTPRSLNAMLDAVLAVAPVERLALHCHDTYGQALVNILTGLERGISVIDSSVAGLGGCPYAKGASGNVATEDVLYLLKGLGLETGVDLDKLVEAAWYIADFLGRPPTSKVAVAMGK; encoded by the coding sequence ATGACTATGCCGGCCACGGTTCGCCTTTATGAAGTGGGACCCCGCGACGGGTTGCAGAATGAAAAGACGGTGGTGCCGACTGAGGTGAAGGTGAAGCTGATTGGGCTTCTTGCTGATGCGGGCCTTACAAAGATCGAGGCTACCAGTTTCGTCTCTCCCAAATGGGTGCCGCAAATGGCGGATAATGCTGACGTCATGGCGGCATTGCCCGCGCGGGAAGGAGTGGTTTATCCGGTGCTTACCCCGAATATGAAGGGGCTGGATGCGGCCTTGGCCGCGGGAGCACGGGAAGTGGCCATTTTCGGGGCTGCTTCGGAAAGTTTCAGCCGCAAGAATATCAACTGTGGTATCGCCGAAAGCCTGGACCGGTTCCGGCCGGTGGCGGAAAAGGCGCGGGCCGAAGGTGTGTCCGTGCGCGGTTATATTTCCTGCGTCGTGGGCTGCCCCTATGAAGGCGAGATTGCGCCAAGGGCTGTGGCGGAGATAACACAGGCGCTTTTGCAAATGGGCTGTTATGAAATCTCGCTCGGCGATACCATTGGTGTTGGCACGCCCAGAAGCCTCAATGCCATGCTGGATGCGGTGCTGGCCGTGGCACCGGTTGAGCGGCTTGCCCTTCATTGCCACGACACCTATGGTCAGGCATTGGTCAATATCCTGACCGGGCTTGAACGGGGCATTAGCGTCATCGACAGCTCTGTTGCGGGGCTTGGCGGTTGTCCCTATGCCAAAGGCGCATCCGGCAATGTGGCGACGGAAGATGTGTTGTATCTGCTGAAGGGCTTGGGACTAGAGACCGGCGTGGATCTCGACAAACTGGTCGAAGCCGCCTGGTATATTGCCGACTTCCTGGGCCGTCCGCCGACTTCCAAGGTGGCGGTGGCAATGGGAAAATAA